From Streptomyces sp. NBC_00690, a single genomic window includes:
- a CDS encoding sensor histidine kinase: MRVKGWSGRSGLAKVDLYTRGTLYVIVWMGPIGLTLMLLTPPIRVEGPLALAVVGPPLAVATGVLCGKLSYRGMDFYLQRAQAPWRLMAWAAAVTAGAVGVVLTLSSLEALPDDDGMLAGMLMASLAPFLTAHCLFVPNRVTALVQLSVLSLLAGLLVVTGHTADTVLAVFIAVGFTTGWAAFTGRASMWILGVLWQLREARDVEARLAVAEERLRFGRDLHDVLGRNLAVIALKSELAVQLARRGRPEAVDQMSEVQQIAQESQREVRDVVRGYREADLRVELEGARGVLGAAGIHCTVVAPELDLPADVQSALAWVVREATTNVLRHGDARRCRISVGLTDGEAVLVVENDGAHNGAGRSSAAGDATATDGGAAAVPLTTTTADLPPNPRRDRSRRPGSGLTGLRERLLAVDGTLEAGAAPRDCFRLTARVPVEGRAGHGEVEQGARGRTGPEGGQESADGPGDRGIGPTGVDTAGTGSSRGGLGAGLSRDGVGADPSQLGEGPYASDQHLCASDQSTAGVSVEAAVKAGGSDPRDSG, translated from the coding sequence GTGCGGGTGAAGGGTTGGAGCGGTCGCAGCGGGCTGGCCAAAGTGGATCTCTACACCCGCGGCACGCTCTATGTGATCGTGTGGATGGGGCCGATCGGGTTGACCCTGATGCTGCTGACCCCTCCCATACGGGTCGAAGGCCCCCTGGCACTCGCCGTCGTCGGGCCGCCCCTCGCGGTGGCGACGGGCGTGCTCTGCGGAAAGCTCAGCTACCGCGGAATGGACTTCTACCTCCAGCGGGCCCAGGCACCTTGGCGGCTGATGGCCTGGGCTGCGGCCGTGACGGCCGGCGCCGTCGGCGTGGTGCTGACCCTGTCATCGCTGGAGGCCCTCCCCGACGACGACGGGATGCTGGCGGGGATGCTGATGGCCTCCCTGGCCCCCTTCTTGACGGCACACTGCCTCTTCGTGCCCAACCGGGTCACGGCGCTGGTCCAGTTGTCCGTACTGAGCCTGCTGGCCGGGCTGCTGGTCGTGACCGGGCACACGGCGGACACGGTGCTGGCCGTCTTCATCGCCGTGGGGTTCACCACCGGCTGGGCCGCGTTCACCGGGCGGGCCTCCATGTGGATCCTCGGGGTGTTGTGGCAATTGCGTGAGGCCCGCGATGTGGAAGCACGGCTCGCCGTCGCCGAGGAGCGCCTGCGCTTCGGCCGGGACCTCCATGACGTGTTGGGCCGCAATCTGGCCGTCATCGCCCTGAAGAGCGAGTTGGCGGTGCAGTTGGCCCGCCGGGGCAGGCCCGAGGCGGTCGACCAGATGTCGGAGGTCCAGCAGATCGCGCAGGAGTCACAACGCGAGGTGCGGGATGTGGTCCGCGGCTATCGCGAGGCCGATCTGCGGGTGGAGTTGGAAGGCGCCCGAGGGGTCCTGGGCGCGGCCGGGATCCACTGCACGGTGGTGGCCCCGGAGCTGGACCTGCCCGCGGACGTGCAGTCGGCGCTGGCCTGGGTGGTGCGGGAGGCGACCACCAACGTGCTCCGCCACGGGGACGCCCGCCGCTGCCGGATCTCGGTGGGGCTCACGGACGGCGAGGCCGTGTTGGTGGTGGAGAACGACGGAGCGCACAACGGCGCGGGCAGGTCCTCGGCGGCCGGGGATGCGACGGCCACCGACGGTGGAGCAGCCGCCGTACCGCTGACCACCACGACTGCCGACCTCCCTCCGAACCCACGGCGGGACCGGTCCCGGCGGCCGGGTTCCGGGCTCACGGGCCTCAGGGAGCGGCTCTTGGCGGTGGACGGCACGCTGGAGGCGGGTGCTGCCCCTCGGGACTGCTTCCGGCTGACGGCCCGGGTGCCCGTGGAGGGGCGCGCAGGGCATGGCGAGGTCGAGCAGGGGGCCCGTGGGCGTACGGGACCCGAGGGCGGGCAGGAATCCGCCGACGGACCGGGCGACCGCGGCATCGGCCCCACGGGCGTCGACACCGCAGGGACGGGTTCGTCGCGAGGTGGACTCGGGGCAGGTTTGTCGCGGGACGGCGTCGGGGCGGATCCATCGCAGCTCGGCGAAGGGCCGTACGCGTCCGACCAGCACCTGTGCGCGTCCGACCAGAGCACCGCGGGCGTCTCGGTGGAAGCGGCGGTCAAGGCCGGTGGAAGCGACCCGCGGGACTCCGGATGA
- a CDS encoding phosphoribosylaminoimidazolesuccinocarboxamide synthase — protein sequence MSGFVEKPEPLQVPGLVHLHTGKVRELYRNEAGDLVMVASDRISAYDWVLPTEIPDKGRVLTQLSLWWFERLTDLVPNHVLSTELPEGAPADWAGRTLVCKSLRMVPVECVARGYLAGSGLAEYEESRTVCGIGLPEGLSDGSELPGPIFTPATKAAVGDHDENVSYEEVARQVGVETAALLRQTTLAVYGRARDIARDRGIILADTKFEFGFDADGGLVIADEVLTPDSSRFWPAADWQPGHAQPSYDKQYVRDWLTSPASGWDRRSEQPPPALPQEVVDATRAKYLDAYELLTGTPWS from the coding sequence ATGTCCGGTTTTGTGGAAAAGCCCGAACCGCTTCAGGTGCCAGGGCTGGTGCATCTGCACACCGGCAAGGTGCGGGAGCTGTACCGGAACGAGGCGGGCGACCTCGTCATGGTCGCCAGCGACCGCATCTCCGCGTACGACTGGGTGCTGCCGACGGAGATCCCCGACAAGGGGCGGGTCCTCACCCAGCTCTCCCTGTGGTGGTTCGAGCGCCTCACGGACCTCGTCCCGAACCACGTCCTGAGCACAGAGCTCCCCGAGGGCGCCCCCGCCGACTGGGCCGGACGCACCCTGGTCTGCAAGTCGCTGCGGATGGTCCCCGTCGAGTGCGTCGCCCGCGGCTATCTCGCCGGCTCCGGCCTGGCCGAGTACGAGGAGTCCCGCACGGTCTGCGGAATCGGCCTCCCCGAGGGGCTCAGCGACGGCTCCGAGCTGCCCGGGCCCATCTTCACCCCCGCCACCAAGGCCGCGGTCGGCGACCACGACGAGAACGTCAGCTACGAGGAGGTCGCCCGACAGGTCGGTGTCGAGACCGCCGCCCTCCTGCGGCAGACGACCCTCGCCGTCTACGGCCGGGCCCGCGACATCGCCCGGGACCGGGGCATCATCCTCGCCGACACGAAGTTCGAGTTCGGTTTTGACGCGGACGGCGGACTGGTCATCGCCGACGAGGTGCTGACGCCCGATTCCTCGCGCTTCTGGCCCGCCGCCGACTGGCAGCCGGGCCACGCCCAGCCCTCGTACGACAAGCAGTACGTGAGGGACTGGCTGACCTCGCCGGCGTCCGGCTGGGACCGCCGCAGCGAGCAGCCGCCGCCCGCCCTGCCGCAGGAGGTCGTCGACGCGACCCGGGCGAAGTACCTGGACGCGTACGAGCTGCTCACCGGTACGCCCTGGTCCTAG
- a CDS encoding response regulator transcription factor, which produces MTVRVLLADDEHLIRGALAALLALEDDLVVVAEAASGTEALAMALAHRPDVAVLDLQMPGADGVSVATSLKAELPRCRTMIVTSHGLPGHLKRALTAGVRGFVPKTVSAQRLAEIIRTVHAGHRYVDPELAADAISAGDSPLTAREAEVLDLAADGAPIAEIAERASLSQGTVRNYLSSAAMKLGAENRHAAARLARERGWV; this is translated from the coding sequence ATGACCGTACGGGTACTGCTCGCCGACGACGAGCATCTGATCAGGGGCGCGCTGGCGGCACTGTTGGCGCTCGAAGACGACCTGGTCGTGGTCGCGGAGGCCGCATCGGGAACCGAGGCGCTCGCCATGGCCCTCGCGCACCGTCCGGACGTCGCCGTGCTCGATCTCCAGATGCCGGGAGCGGACGGTGTGAGTGTGGCCACATCCCTCAAGGCGGAGCTGCCCCGGTGCAGAACCATGATCGTGACCAGCCATGGTCTGCCGGGCCACCTCAAGCGGGCCCTGACCGCGGGGGTGCGGGGGTTCGTCCCCAAGACGGTCAGCGCCCAGCGGCTCGCCGAGATCATCCGTACCGTGCACGCCGGACACCGCTACGTGGACCCGGAGTTGGCGGCGGACGCGATCTCGGCCGGTGACTCGCCGCTGACCGCTCGGGAGGCGGAGGTGCTGGACCTGGCGGCGGACGGCGCACCCATCGCGGAGATCGCGGAACGGGCTTCGCTGTCGCAGGGGACGGTACGGAACTACCTGTCGTCGGCCGCCATGAAACTGGGGGCGGAGAACCGGCACGCAGCCGCCCGTCTCGCACGGGAGCGCGGTTGGGTATAG
- the purL gene encoding phosphoribosylformylglycinamidine synthase subunit PurL has protein sequence MSLDTVKHASGTPETEQPWAELGLKADEYARIREILGRRPTGAELAMYSVMWSEHCSYKSSKVHLKQFGEKAPENDAMLVGIGENAGVVDVGQGYAVTFKVESHNHPSYIEPYQGAATGVGGIVRDILAMGARPIAVVDPLRFGAADHPDTKRVLPGVVAGIGGYGNCLGLPNIGGEVVFDPCYQGNPLVNAGCIGVMKHEDIHLAQASGPGNKVILYGARTGGDGIGGVSVLASETFDATGPAKRPAVQVGDPFQEKLLIECTLEIFKEKLVAGIQDLGGAGLSCATSELASAGSGGMRVELDSVPLRDATLSPEEILMSESQERMCAIVEPDKVERFLEICEKWDVIATVIGEVTEGERLEIFWHGEQIVDVPPRTVAHEGPVYERPYARPEWQDALQADDANKLPRPQDAAELREQVLQLVSSPNQASKAWITDQYDRFVQGNTVLAQPEDAGMVRIDENTNLGVALATDGNGRYTKLDPYTGAQLALAESYRNVAASGATPLAISDCLNFGSPEDPGVMWQFAEATRGLADGCLVLGTPVTGGNVSLYNQTGETAIHPTPVVAVLGVIDDVNRRTPIAFAEEGQLVYLLGDTKEELGGSAWSQVVHDHLGGLPPAVDLEREKLLGEILISASRDGMIDAAHDLSDGGLVQAVVESCLRGGKGARLVVPDGLDAFIFLFSESAGRAVVSVPRSEELRFTDMCGARGLPATRIGVVDGDEIEVQGQFTLSLAELRTAHEETIPALLV, from the coding sequence ATGAGCCTCGATACCGTGAAGCACGCCTCGGGGACCCCCGAGACCGAGCAGCCCTGGGCCGAGCTCGGTCTGAAGGCGGACGAGTACGCGCGGATCCGGGAGATCCTCGGTCGCCGTCCCACCGGTGCCGAACTGGCGATGTACTCGGTCATGTGGTCCGAGCACTGCTCGTACAAGTCGAGCAAGGTGCATCTGAAGCAGTTCGGTGAGAAGGCTCCCGAGAACGACGCAATGCTCGTCGGCATCGGGGAGAACGCGGGCGTCGTCGACGTCGGCCAGGGCTATGCGGTGACCTTCAAGGTCGAGTCGCACAACCACCCCTCGTACATCGAGCCCTACCAGGGCGCTGCCACCGGCGTCGGCGGCATCGTGCGCGACATCCTCGCGATGGGCGCCCGGCCGATCGCGGTGGTGGACCCGCTGCGCTTCGGTGCGGCGGATCACCCCGACACCAAGCGCGTACTGCCCGGTGTCGTCGCGGGCATCGGTGGCTACGGCAACTGCCTGGGTCTGCCGAACATCGGTGGCGAGGTCGTCTTCGACCCCTGTTACCAGGGGAACCCGCTGGTCAACGCCGGTTGCATTGGTGTGATGAAGCACGAGGACATCCACCTCGCACAGGCGTCCGGACCCGGCAACAAGGTCATTCTGTACGGTGCGCGCACCGGCGGCGACGGCATCGGCGGAGTCTCCGTCCTGGCCTCCGAGACCTTCGACGCCACCGGCCCGGCCAAGCGCCCGGCCGTCCAGGTCGGCGACCCGTTCCAGGAGAAGCTGCTGATCGAGTGCACCTTGGAGATCTTCAAGGAGAAGCTGGTCGCGGGCATCCAGGACCTCGGCGGCGCCGGTCTCTCCTGTGCGACCAGTGAGCTGGCGAGCGCCGGCTCGGGCGGCATGCGCGTCGAGTTGGACTCGGTCCCCCTGCGGGACGCGACCCTCTCGCCCGAGGAAATCCTCATGAGCGAGTCGCAGGAACGCATGTGCGCGATCGTCGAGCCCGACAAGGTCGAGCGCTTCTTGGAGATCTGCGAGAAGTGGGACGTCATCGCCACCGTCATCGGTGAGGTCACCGAGGGCGAACGGCTGGAGATCTTCTGGCACGGTGAGCAGATCGTCGACGTACCGCCGCGCACGGTCGCCCACGAGGGCCCGGTGTACGAGCGTCCCTACGCCCGCCCCGAGTGGCAGGACGCCCTCCAGGCCGACGACGCCAACAAGCTGCCCCGCCCCCAGGACGCGGCGGAGCTGCGCGAGCAGGTCCTCCAGCTGGTCTCGTCGCCGAACCAGGCGTCGAAGGCGTGGATCACCGACCAGTACGACCGGTTCGTCCAGGGCAACACCGTCCTCGCCCAGCCCGAGGACGCGGGCATGGTCCGCATCGACGAGAACACCAACCTCGGCGTGGCCCTGGCGACCGACGGCAACGGCCGGTACACCAAGCTCGACCCCTACACCGGTGCTCAGCTCGCACTGGCGGAGTCGTACCGCAATGTCGCCGCCTCCGGTGCCACTCCGCTGGCGATCTCCGACTGCCTGAACTTCGGTTCGCCGGAGGACCCGGGTGTGATGTGGCAGTTCGCGGAGGCCACGCGCGGTCTCGCGGACGGCTGCCTGGTGCTGGGCACCCCGGTCACCGGCGGCAATGTGTCGCTGTACAACCAGACCGGTGAGACCGCCATCCACCCGACGCCCGTCGTCGCGGTCCTCGGCGTGATCGACGACGTGAACCGTCGTACGCCGATCGCCTTCGCCGAGGAGGGGCAGTTGGTCTACCTCCTCGGGGACACGAAGGAGGAGCTCGGCGGCTCGGCCTGGTCCCAGGTGGTCCATGACCATCTGGGCGGGCTGCCCCCGGCCGTGGACCTGGAGCGGGAGAAGCTGCTCGGGGAGATCCTGATCTCCGCCTCCCGTGACGGGATGATCGACGCGGCGCACGACCTGTCCGACGGCGGTCTGGTGCAGGCGGTCGTGGAGTCCTGTCTCCGCGGCGGCAAGGGCGCACGGCTGGTCGTCCCGGACGGTCTCGACGCGTTCATCTTCCTCTTCAGCGAGTCGGCGGGGCGCGCGGTCGTCTCGGTGCCCCGCAGCGAGGAGCTCCGCTTCACCGACATGTGCGGCGCTCGCGGACTGCCCGCGACCCGTATCGGTGTGGTCGACGGGGACGAGATCGAGGTCCAGGGTCAGTTCACCCTCTCGCTGGCCGAGCTGCGTACGGCCCACGAAGAGACGATTCCCGCGCTGCTGGTCTGA
- the purQ gene encoding phosphoribosylformylglycinamidine synthase subunit PurQ: MTARIGVVTFPGTLDDRDSLRAVRLAGAEPVSLWHRDKDIKQVDAVVLAGGFSYGDYLRAGAISRFSPVMETIIDQARAGLPVLGICNGFQILTESHLLPGAMLRNNHLHFICRDQRLRVENATTAWTSDYEQGQEISVPLKNIDGRYVADERVLDELEAEGRVAFRYLDGNPNGSLRDIAGITNAEGNVVGLMPHPEHAVEPLIGTGRTDGLAFFTSILKKLVTA, encoded by the coding sequence GTGACTGCTCGTATTGGAGTCGTCACTTTTCCCGGCACGCTGGATGACCGGGACAGTCTGCGGGCGGTACGCCTAGCGGGCGCGGAGCCCGTCTCCCTCTGGCACCGTGACAAAGACATCAAGCAGGTCGACGCGGTCGTGCTCGCCGGAGGGTTCTCCTACGGCGACTACCTGCGCGCCGGAGCCATCTCCCGGTTCTCGCCGGTGATGGAGACGATCATCGACCAGGCCAGGGCAGGGCTGCCGGTCCTCGGTATCTGCAACGGCTTCCAGATCCTCACCGAGTCGCATCTGCTGCCCGGTGCGATGTTGCGCAACAACCACCTGCACTTCATCTGCCGTGACCAGCGGCTGCGCGTGGAGAACGCGACGACCGCCTGGACCAGCGACTACGAGCAGGGCCAGGAGATCTCCGTACCCCTGAAGAACATCGACGGCCGCTATGTCGCCGATGAGCGGGTGCTGGACGAACTGGAGGCCGAGGGTCGGGTTGCCTTCCGCTACCTGGACGGCAATCCCAATGGCTCGCTCCGCGACATCGCCGGCATCACCAACGCCGAGGGCAATGTCGTCGGTCTGATGCCGCACCCGGAGCACGCCGTCGAGCCACTGATCGGCACCGGCCGCACCGATGGGCTTGCCTTCTTCACCTCGATCCTCAAGAAGCTGGTCACCGCATGA
- a CDS encoding ABC transporter permease gives MPTTLNGDRTTRTSTAGKSSASSPRRRLAALGRAEWTLLIRNRTALFVALLMPLLMVVVTKSSLDGVDLDKAGMSVVEAALTAGVGMVLLLVVHLNLVSAYVARREELVLKRLRTGEVPDHEILVGTALPAIGLALTQCVLLVVGGVVGMDLSWPRRPDLLIGGIIIGVVLLTALAAVTATVTRTVESTQITTMPMFLVSVAGSGLLVPLEVMPEKMASVCELLPVTGVMTLVRAGWLGGADSTDVMRAVLISLVWMALSVFAVSKWFRWEPRR, from the coding sequence ATGCCGACGACCTTGAACGGCGACAGGACCACCCGTACGTCCACGGCGGGCAAGTCCTCGGCTTCCTCCCCGCGCCGGCGGCTCGCCGCACTCGGCCGGGCCGAATGGACCCTGCTCATCAGAAACCGGACCGCCCTCTTCGTGGCCCTGCTGATGCCGTTGCTCATGGTGGTCGTGACGAAGTCCTCGCTGGACGGAGTGGATCTCGACAAGGCCGGGATGAGCGTCGTGGAGGCGGCGCTGACCGCCGGCGTCGGAATGGTCCTGCTCCTGGTGGTCCATCTCAATCTGGTCTCCGCCTATGTGGCCAGGCGCGAGGAGTTGGTCCTCAAGCGGCTGCGTACGGGAGAGGTCCCCGACCACGAGATCCTGGTGGGGACCGCGCTCCCCGCGATCGGCCTCGCGCTGACGCAGTGCGTCCTGCTGGTGGTGGGCGGGGTCGTCGGGATGGATCTGAGCTGGCCCCGCCGCCCCGACCTCCTGATCGGGGGCATCATCATCGGTGTCGTCCTGCTGACGGCACTGGCCGCGGTGACGGCGACGGTGACCCGCACGGTGGAGAGCACACAGATCACCACCATGCCGATGTTCCTGGTCTCGGTCGCGGGATCGGGCCTGCTCGTACCGCTGGAAGTGATGCCCGAGAAGATGGCGTCGGTGTGCGAGCTGCTTCCCGTGACGGGGGTGATGACGCTGGTACGGGCCGGCTGGCTCGGCGGCGCGGATTCCACCGATGTGATGCGTGCCGTGCTGATCAGCCTGGTCTGGATGGCGTTGTCGGTGTTTGCTGTTTCGAAGTGGTTCCGCTGGGAGCCGCGCCGCTGA
- a CDS encoding ArsR/SmtB family transcription factor yields the protein MELEERVAELERRLAALEERDGQEEPVRAGGRGDFWALEGFKDRLAQAGAGDGGVMFTGAVRLPTDERYEWQYGTLTESLWEQDWNRAADSFAALGHPVRLRLLREILGGRRTAAELTELDGLGTTGQIYHHLRQLTAVGWLHTAGRGRYEVPPVRVVPLLVALTAAQP from the coding sequence ATGGAGCTGGAGGAGCGGGTCGCCGAGTTGGAACGCAGGCTCGCCGCGCTGGAGGAGCGAGACGGCCAGGAGGAGCCCGTACGGGCCGGTGGCCGAGGGGACTTCTGGGCGCTGGAGGGGTTCAAGGACCGGCTCGCGCAGGCGGGAGCGGGCGACGGCGGTGTGATGTTCACCGGGGCGGTGCGCCTGCCGACGGACGAACGGTACGAGTGGCAGTACGGCACCCTCACCGAGTCCCTGTGGGAGCAGGACTGGAACCGGGCCGCCGACTCCTTCGCCGCGCTGGGACATCCGGTGCGACTGAGACTGCTGCGCGAGATCCTCGGCGGCCGTCGTACGGCGGCCGAACTTACCGAACTGGACGGGCTCGGCACCACCGGCCAGATCTACCACCACCTACGCCAGTTGACCGCCGTCGGGTGGCTGCACACCGCGGGCAGGGGGCGCTACGAAGTGCCTCCGGTACGGGTGGTGCCGCTGCTGGTGGCCCTGACCGCGGCCCAACCCTGA
- a CDS encoding M23 family metallopeptidase → MPARTNAPAARRRKLLLAAYRTSWLAFVALLLVSVVLDPFHWAWVFPPAALAIAVMTVLNRTAGAAHSAARPDAVEVAAPVTGRWLALNSPADKVPSHGTHAYGQTYAIDIVAEGPDPAIKAADPAIEARPTTRPEFTWFWPLLRRNSAFPAFGAPLLAVADATVVAVRDRQRDHHSRTSLPMLVYLMLIEAFFRDVFGPSRIIGNRVVLDLGDGTYALYAHVQRGSISVREGERVHAGQEIARCGNSGNSTEPHVHFQLMDDPDPDIARGVPFRWRGIGIPANNESFTAGPGTDDASTDAAAPADGGEWKFTVTD, encoded by the coding sequence ATGCCCGCTCGAACGAACGCACCCGCAGCCCGGCGACGAAAACTCCTGCTCGCCGCCTATCGGACGTCCTGGCTGGCGTTCGTCGCACTCCTGCTGGTCAGCGTGGTGCTCGACCCCTTCCACTGGGCGTGGGTCTTTCCGCCCGCCGCACTGGCGATCGCCGTGATGACGGTGCTGAACCGTACGGCCGGCGCGGCGCACTCGGCGGCGCGCCCCGACGCCGTCGAAGTGGCTGCGCCCGTGACCGGACGTTGGCTGGCGCTCAACAGCCCCGCGGACAAGGTGCCCAGCCACGGGACGCACGCCTACGGACAGACGTACGCCATCGACATCGTCGCCGAGGGCCCGGATCCCGCAATCAAGGCAGCGGACCCCGCAATCGAGGCCCGGCCCACCACCCGACCCGAATTCACCTGGTTCTGGCCGCTCCTGCGCCGGAACAGTGCCTTCCCCGCCTTCGGTGCCCCGCTGCTGGCCGTCGCCGACGCCACCGTGGTGGCCGTCCGGGACCGCCAGCGCGACCACCACAGCCGGACCTCACTGCCCATGCTGGTCTATCTGATGCTGATCGAGGCGTTCTTCCGGGATGTCTTCGGCCCCTCGCGCATCATCGGCAATCGTGTGGTCCTCGACCTCGGGGACGGTACGTACGCCCTGTACGCCCATGTGCAGCGCGGCTCGATCAGCGTCCGGGAGGGGGAGCGGGTCCACGCCGGGCAGGAGATCGCGCGCTGCGGGAACTCCGGCAACTCCACCGAACCGCACGTCCACTTCCAACTCATGGACGACCCCGACCCGGACATCGCCCGCGGTGTGCCGTTCCGATGGCGCGGTATCGGCATCCCGGCCAACAACGAGTCCTTCACCGCGGGCCCCGGTACCGACGACGCCTCGACTGATGCCGCGGCGCCCGCGGACGGCGGCGAGTGGAAGTTCACCGTGACTGACTAG
- a CDS encoding histone-like nucleoid-structuring protein Lsr2 — protein sequence MAQRVVVTLSDDIDGGEAAETVRFALDGKSYEIDLNNANAKKLRKALAPYVAAGRKQLGGGKRDKPRTGTYKHTTLEPAPAAVRAWAQSNKMDVPARGRIPKAVYEAFREAS from the coding sequence GTGGCTCAGCGAGTAGTGGTCACACTCTCCGACGACATCGACGGCGGGGAAGCGGCGGAAACGGTCAGGTTCGCCCTGGACGGGAAGTCGTACGAGATCGACCTCAATAACGCCAATGCAAAGAAACTGCGCAAGGCGCTGGCGCCGTACGTGGCGGCAGGACGAAAGCAACTCGGCGGCGGGAAGCGCGACAAGCCCCGGACCGGCACGTACAAGCACACGACCCTTGAGCCGGCACCCGCCGCGGTGCGCGCCTGGGCACAGTCGAACAAGATGGACGTACCGGCCAGGGGGCGCATCCCCAAGGCGGTCTACGAAGCGTTCCGAGAGGCGAGTTGA
- a CDS encoding ABC transporter ATP-binding protein yields MTTDQYVITVDGLRRSYSGGFEAVGGISFSVARGEVFALLGTNGAGKTSTVELLEGLDAPTAGSVRVLGHDPYRERAAVRPRIGVMLQEGGFPSDLTVAETARMWAGCTTGARPVAEALGLVGLGERAAVRVKQLSGGERRRLDLALALLGRPEVLFLDEPTTGLDAEGRRDTWDLVRALRDSGTTVLLTTHYLEEAESLADRLAIMHRGRIVTTGTPATVTAERPARIRFQLPEGVPAARLPLSLQAGADGQRIEIRTHQLQESLEELLRWARESQIRLEGLDARSASLEEAFLDIAQTETVGV; encoded by the coding sequence ATGACCACAGACCAGTACGTGATCACGGTGGACGGGCTGCGGCGCAGCTACTCGGGGGGCTTCGAGGCGGTGGGCGGAATTTCCTTCTCCGTGGCCCGGGGCGAGGTCTTCGCCCTCCTCGGCACCAACGGCGCAGGAAAGACCTCCACCGTCGAACTGTTGGAGGGGCTCGACGCCCCCACGGCCGGCAGCGTCCGCGTACTCGGCCATGACCCCTACCGCGAGCGGGCAGCCGTACGGCCCCGGATCGGCGTGATGCTCCAGGAAGGCGGCTTCCCCTCCGATCTGACCGTGGCCGAGACCGCCCGGATGTGGGCCGGCTGCACCACCGGTGCCCGCCCGGTGGCGGAGGCACTGGGGCTGGTCGGCCTCGGTGAACGAGCCGCGGTGCGGGTCAAACAGCTCTCGGGCGGCGAACGCCGACGGCTCGACCTGGCACTCGCGCTCCTGGGCCGACCCGAGGTGCTCTTCCTCGACGAACCGACCACCGGATTGGACGCGGAGGGGCGCCGTGACACCTGGGACCTGGTGCGGGCGCTCCGGGACTCCGGCACCACGGTCCTCCTGACCACGCACTACCTGGAGGAAGCCGAGTCACTCGCCGATCGGCTGGCGATCATGCACCGGGGGCGCATCGTCACCACCGGCACACCGGCCACGGTGACCGCCGAGCGGCCCGCACGCATCCGCTTCCAACTGCCCGAGGGAGTACCGGCCGCACGGTTGCCGCTCTCCCTCCAGGCCGGGGCCGACGGTCAGCGCATCGAGATCCGTACCCATCAGCTCCAGGAGTCCCTGGAAGAACTGCTGCGCTGGGCACGGGAGTCGCAGATCCGGTTGGAAGGGCTCGACGCCCGCTCAGCCTCCCTCGAAGAGGCGTTCCTCGACATCGCGCAGACCGAAACGGTGGGTGTGTGA
- the purS gene encoding phosphoribosylformylglycinamidine synthase subunit PurS: protein MARVVVDVMLKPEILDPQGQAVQRALPRLGFDGIADVRQGKRFELEVEGPVDDAALARIHEMAETFLANTVIEDFIVKVES, encoded by the coding sequence GTGGCACGCGTCGTAGTCGACGTCATGCTCAAGCCCGAGATCCTCGACCCGCAGGGACAGGCGGTGCAGCGTGCACTACCTCGCCTCGGGTTCGATGGAATCGCGGACGTCCGTCAGGGAAAGCGCTTTGAGCTGGAGGTGGAGGGTCCGGTCGACGATGCCGCCCTCGCCCGCATCCATGAGATGGCCGAAACGTTCCTCGCCAACACCGTCATTGAGGACTTCATCGTCAAGGTGGAGTCGTGA